A part of Variovorax sp. HW608 genomic DNA contains:
- a CDS encoding potassium channel family protein — MPFMALVLGGVLVLATLIDAFEVVLLPRPVRRRVRLNRYFFKCTWDAWAWCADLWPSGRRREDFIGVYGPLSMVMLFALWGASLVVGFGLVHWGLQGLVPNAGDSPLITLIIISGDAFFTLGYGDNVPPHWLARLLVIIEAGIGFGFIALTIGYLPVLYQHFTRRDLQLIEFAARAGSPPTASTLLGWHVHGSPEALERWLRDWEIWASELIESHAVYPMLAFYRSQHEGHSWLGSLAVLLDVCTLLIAGADDARRHQATATFSALRRILDEACEALRVAPVTEVSARRMDADALSLITPTIRRILPNWRDDEAALQAIHVLRRTYEPKLEGLAAYLLLLLPDWIDPAAAAAERFGRDTVVRQLTEGRRD; from the coding sequence ATGCCCTTCATGGCTCTCGTGCTCGGCGGCGTCCTGGTACTCGCAACGCTGATCGATGCCTTCGAGGTGGTTCTGCTGCCTCGCCCGGTGCGCCGGCGGGTGCGGCTGAACCGCTATTTCTTCAAATGCACCTGGGACGCCTGGGCATGGTGCGCAGATCTCTGGCCCAGCGGCCGGCGGCGCGAGGACTTCATCGGGGTCTACGGGCCGTTGTCGATGGTCATGCTCTTCGCCCTGTGGGGCGCAAGCCTGGTCGTCGGCTTCGGGCTGGTGCACTGGGGACTGCAAGGCCTGGTGCCCAACGCCGGCGACAGTCCGCTCATCACCCTCATCATCATCAGCGGCGACGCCTTCTTCACGCTCGGCTATGGCGACAACGTGCCGCCCCACTGGCTGGCGCGGCTGCTGGTGATCATCGAAGCAGGGATCGGCTTCGGCTTCATCGCGTTGACCATCGGCTACCTGCCGGTGCTCTATCAGCATTTCACGCGCCGTGACCTCCAGCTCATCGAGTTCGCCGCGCGCGCCGGCTCGCCGCCGACGGCTTCCACGCTGCTCGGCTGGCATGTGCATGGCAGCCCCGAGGCGCTGGAACGCTGGCTGAGGGACTGGGAAATCTGGGCGAGCGAACTCATCGAGAGCCACGCCGTGTATCCGATGCTGGCGTTCTACCGGTCGCAGCACGAGGGCCATTCATGGCTGGGCTCGCTGGCGGTGCTGCTGGATGTGTGCACGCTGCTCATCGCCGGCGCCGACGATGCGCGGCGGCATCAGGCCACCGCCACCTTCTCGGCCCTGAGGCGCATCCTCGACGAGGCCTGCGAGGCGCTGCGGGTGGCGCCAGTGACGGAGGTGTCCGCGCGCCGGATGGATGCCGACGCGCTCTCCCTCATCACGCCCACGATCCGCCGGATCCTGCCGAACTGGCGCGACGACGAGGCAGCCCTGCAGGCCATCCATGTGCTTCGACGCACCTACGAGCCCAAGCTCGAGGGACTGGCCGCCTACCTGCTGCTCCTTCTGCCGGACTGGATCGACCCCGCGGCCGCCGCCGCCGAGCGCTTCGGACGCGACACGGTCGTGCGTCAGCTCACGGAGGGCCGCCGGGACTGA
- a CDS encoding FAD-dependent oxidoreductase, producing MKAEYDLVVVGSGAAGLSCAITAKKRGLDVLVLEKEPVFGGTTALSGGVLWIPLSHHGRKQNPSDSVDAVRTFMRSETGRFYDEAAVEAFIAKGPEMVAFFERETEMKFVPTLYPDYHPDAPGGADVGRSILAAPFDIRGLGKDMSRLKPPLKTITFIGMMFNSSNADLKHFFRATKSLTSFLYVAKRLASHVVELARYRRAVQVTSGNALAARLAKSALDLGIPILTSSPVGKLMEEGDRVVGVQVAGAEGQQTFRARRGVVLATGGFPHDDKRIAQAYPHRRRGHEHLSPTPRSNTGDGCNMAEQVGGVVDIRFQEPAAWMPVTKVDFGGGEIGVFPHLLDRYKPGVIGVLADGRRFTNESNSYHDVGAALHRACEGMRETAMWLVCDKSALAKYGLGYVKPAPMPIGRFVRNGYLLKGNSLAELACNAGIDPAGLEHTVREYNDHAVRGEDPAFGRGSSSFNRYLADPDHQPNPCVAPITQGPFYAVKVLMGDLGTFDGLRTSVVGEVLRRDGMPIAGLYAVGNDRASVMGGNYPGAGITHGPNMTFGYLTGNHIADQASAGRTQSRRPSVS from the coding sequence ATGAAAGCAGAGTACGACCTCGTTGTGGTGGGCTCCGGCGCGGCCGGCCTCTCGTGCGCCATCACGGCGAAGAAGAGGGGCCTGGACGTGCTGGTTCTGGAGAAGGAACCCGTGTTCGGCGGGACGACTGCGCTGTCGGGCGGCGTGCTCTGGATTCCCCTCAGCCACCACGGAAGAAAGCAGAATCCATCCGATTCCGTCGACGCGGTGCGGACCTTCATGCGATCCGAAACCGGTCGCTTCTACGACGAGGCGGCGGTCGAGGCCTTCATCGCGAAAGGCCCGGAAATGGTGGCGTTCTTCGAGCGCGAGACGGAGATGAAGTTCGTCCCGACGCTCTACCCCGACTACCACCCCGACGCGCCGGGCGGCGCCGACGTCGGCCGCTCCATTCTTGCGGCACCGTTCGACATCCGCGGCCTCGGCAAGGACATGTCCCGGCTCAAGCCGCCACTGAAGACGATCACCTTCATCGGCATGATGTTCAACTCGTCGAATGCCGACCTGAAGCACTTCTTCCGGGCCACCAAGTCGCTGACTTCGTTCCTGTATGTCGCGAAGCGGCTGGCAAGCCATGTCGTGGAGCTGGCCCGATATCGCCGCGCAGTCCAGGTGACGAGCGGCAACGCGCTCGCTGCGCGACTGGCCAAGTCGGCCCTGGACCTGGGCATTCCGATCCTCACTTCGTCGCCGGTCGGGAAGCTGATGGAGGAAGGCGATCGTGTCGTGGGCGTCCAGGTGGCGGGTGCCGAGGGACAGCAGACGTTCCGCGCGCGCCGCGGGGTGGTGTTGGCCACCGGCGGCTTCCCGCACGACGACAAGCGCATCGCGCAGGCCTACCCCCACCGTCGGCGCGGGCACGAGCACCTCTCGCCGACACCCCGGAGCAACACCGGCGACGGCTGCAACATGGCCGAACAGGTCGGCGGGGTGGTGGACATCCGCTTCCAGGAACCGGCGGCCTGGATGCCCGTGACCAAGGTCGACTTCGGTGGCGGCGAGATCGGCGTCTTCCCGCACCTGCTGGACCGCTACAAGCCGGGCGTCATCGGCGTGCTGGCCGACGGCCGGCGCTTCACCAACGAGTCGAACTCCTACCACGACGTCGGTGCGGCCCTGCACCGGGCCTGCGAAGGCATGCGCGAGACCGCCATGTGGCTGGTCTGCGACAAGAGCGCGCTGGCCAAGTACGGCCTGGGCTACGTGAAACCCGCGCCCATGCCCATCGGACGTTTCGTTCGCAACGGCTACCTGCTGAAGGGCAACTCGCTGGCCGAGCTGGCCTGCAATGCCGGCATCGACCCGGCGGGGCTGGAGCACACCGTGCGCGAGTACAACGACCACGCGGTGCGCGGAGAGGATCCGGCCTTCGGGCGAGGCAGCAGCAGCTTCAACCGCTACCTGGCGGACCCGGACCACCAACCCAATCCCTGCGTGGCCCCCATCACGCAAGGCCCGTTCTATGCAGTCAAGGTGCTCATGGGCGACCTCGGGACCTTCGACGGCCTGCGCACCAGCGTCGTGGGCGAGGTCCTGCGCCGCGATGGAATGCCGATCGCCGGCCTGTACGCGGTGGGCAACGACCGCGCCAGCGTCATGGGTGGCAACTACCCCGGCGCGGGCATCACGCACGGGCCGAACATGACCTTCGGCTACCTCACGGGCAACCACATCGCGGATCAGGCCTCGGCTGGCCGGACTCAGTCCCGGCGGCCCTCCGTGAGCTGA
- a CDS encoding Bug family tripartite tricarboxylate transporter substrate binding protein, with protein sequence MNWSKKIWVSAAVAAFAGAAGVACAQEAFPSKPITIVVPYPAGGTSDAQIRIMQDSLTKLLGQPIIVDNKPGASGAIAAQFVARAKPDGYTLLYPNNGVLIAPLLNPKLGYDPLKDLKPVTQTTAVPMVLVAGKSVPGDTVLDFLKYARSQPNGIQYASAGTASFGHLASARFAQMAGIKVEHVPYKGEANTTMAVRMGEVQMLLTTPSSSMLGQVEQGNIKLLGVSTPEPSPLVPGAPTLNKTVPGFTAEVWFGLMAPAGTPDDVVAKLNASVRKVMDGEEIRARLMPTGALPKTSTPEQFGAMMKAETVQWRDLIAKFNIKAD encoded by the coding sequence ATGAACTGGAGCAAGAAAATCTGGGTATCGGCCGCGGTGGCCGCATTTGCAGGCGCTGCAGGCGTCGCCTGCGCGCAGGAAGCATTCCCTTCCAAGCCCATCACGATCGTGGTGCCCTATCCGGCAGGCGGAACGAGCGATGCGCAGATCCGCATCATGCAGGACTCGCTCACCAAGCTGCTGGGGCAGCCCATCATCGTCGACAACAAGCCGGGCGCGTCGGGTGCCATTGCGGCGCAATTCGTGGCGCGTGCCAAGCCCGACGGCTACACCTTGCTGTATCCGAACAATGGCGTGCTGATCGCTCCCTTGCTCAACCCCAAGCTGGGCTATGACCCGCTGAAGGACCTCAAGCCCGTCACGCAGACGACCGCCGTGCCGATGGTGCTGGTGGCCGGCAAGTCGGTCCCCGGTGACACGGTGCTCGACTTCCTGAAGTACGCGCGCAGCCAGCCGAACGGCATCCAGTACGCCTCTGCGGGAACGGCATCGTTCGGTCACCTCGCGAGCGCGCGATTCGCGCAAATGGCGGGCATCAAGGTCGAGCACGTGCCTTACAAGGGCGAGGCGAACACCACGATGGCGGTCCGGATGGGGGAGGTCCAGATGCTGCTGACGACGCCGTCGTCGAGCATGCTCGGCCAGGTCGAGCAGGGCAACATCAAGCTCCTGGGCGTCTCCACGCCCGAGCCGTCGCCCCTCGTGCCCGGCGCCCCGACGCTGAACAAGACGGTTCCCGGATTCACGGCCGAAGTCTGGTTCGGGCTCATGGCGCCGGCGGGGACGCCGGACGACGTCGTCGCCAAGCTCAACGCGAGCGTGCGCAAGGTGATGGACGGCGAGGAGATCCGCGCCCGCTTGATGCCGACGGGCGCGCTGCCGAAGACATCCACGCCGGAGCAGTTCGGGGCCATGATGAAGGCGGAGACCGTGCAGTGGCGTGACCTGATCGCGAAGTTCAACATCAAGGCAGACTGA
- a CDS encoding acyl-CoA dehydrogenase family protein — protein sequence MSQSLINIAGLTEDQRMMREAVLELLSRHLPWEKVRQMDEARAFPHEAYDALAEAGYLGIFYPEELGGMGGSYKDIAVFLETLGYYYTGIAQAVTTSAIYAGMHVAKFGSPELKKEIVPQIVAGRAKLALGMSEPGTGSDVAGIKTSAVREGGDYVINGSKVWITCAHVADYIVAIVKTDKQARHSGISTILVPAKAPGVTIRPLSMLGRRTTHANEVFFDNVRVPAANLFGGEGQAWKNIMSCLGLERLGLAAISAGHCFKITEYARDYARDRIQFGKPISQFQAIQHKLADMLIMAETSRQMVYRVADLLDAGQPVVQEASIAKIVATENNFKCADIGMQIMGGAGYSNEYDMQMFFRDSRVGPIGGGTNEIQRNILAKQMDL from the coding sequence ATGTCTCAATCTCTCATCAACATCGCCGGATTGACCGAAGACCAGCGCATGATGCGCGAAGCCGTCCTCGAGCTGCTGTCGCGCCATCTTCCCTGGGAGAAGGTCAGGCAGATGGATGAAGCACGCGCCTTCCCGCACGAGGCCTATGACGCGCTGGCCGAAGCCGGCTATCTGGGGATCTTCTACCCGGAGGAACTCGGCGGCATGGGCGGAAGCTACAAGGACATCGCCGTCTTCCTGGAAACGCTCGGCTACTACTACACGGGGATCGCACAGGCCGTCACCACGTCGGCGATCTACGCCGGCATGCACGTGGCCAAGTTCGGCTCCCCCGAGCTCAAGAAGGAAATCGTCCCGCAGATCGTCGCGGGGCGGGCCAAGCTGGCGCTCGGCATGTCGGAGCCGGGCACCGGTTCCGACGTGGCAGGCATCAAGACCTCCGCGGTCCGCGAAGGCGGCGACTACGTCATCAATGGCAGCAAGGTCTGGATCACGTGCGCCCATGTGGCCGACTACATCGTCGCGATCGTCAAGACGGACAAGCAGGCGCGCCATTCGGGCATCAGCACGATTCTGGTGCCGGCCAAGGCCCCCGGGGTCACCATCCGGCCCCTGTCCATGCTGGGCCGGCGCACCACGCACGCGAACGAGGTCTTCTTCGACAACGTCCGCGTCCCCGCGGCGAACCTGTTCGGTGGCGAGGGCCAGGCCTGGAAGAACATCATGAGCTGCCTCGGACTGGAGCGGCTCGGGCTGGCGGCGATCTCGGCCGGCCACTGCTTCAAGATCACGGAGTACGCGCGCGACTATGCACGCGACCGCATCCAGTTCGGCAAGCCCATCTCGCAGTTCCAGGCCATCCAGCACAAGCTGGCCGACATGTTGATCATGGCGGAGACCTCGCGCCAGATGGTGTATCGCGTGGCCGATCTGCTGGATGCCGGACAGCCGGTGGTGCAGGAGGCGTCCATTGCGAAGATCGTCGCCACCGAGAACAACTTCAAGTGTGCGGACATCGGCATGCAGATCATGGGCGGCGCAGGCTATTCCAATGAATACGACATGCAGATGTTCTTCCGCGATTCCCGGGTCGGTCCGATCGGCGGGGGAACCAACGAGATCCAGCGCAACATCCTTGCCAAGCAGATGGATCTTTGA
- a CDS encoding MaoC/PaaZ C-terminal domain-containing protein, protein MRGKCIEEFEVGQVDESRARTITETDVVQFSWISGDVNPMHTDAVHSAKSPIGQRIAHGALGLSIATGLSASLGYLEGSAIAALGIDEWKFLQPILFDDTIRLRATVVSARPTSKPDRGVLVRRMELLNQRDEVVQTGLMTTMVLTRSGRDAVLAKN, encoded by the coding sequence ATGCGAGGCAAATGCATTGAAGAATTCGAGGTCGGGCAGGTCGACGAAAGCCGGGCCCGAACCATCACGGAAACCGACGTGGTCCAGTTCTCCTGGATCTCCGGCGATGTCAATCCGATGCACACGGACGCCGTGCACAGCGCGAAATCCCCCATCGGCCAGCGCATCGCGCATGGCGCACTCGGTCTCTCGATCGCCACGGGCCTGAGCGCCAGCCTCGGTTACCTCGAAGGATCCGCGATCGCGGCGCTCGGCATCGATGAATGGAAGTTCCTGCAGCCGATCCTGTTCGACGACACGATCCGCTTGCGCGCGACCGTCGTATCGGCTCGTCCGACCTCGAAGCCCGACCGCGGCGTCCTGGTGCGCCGCATGGAACTCCTCAACCAGCGCGACGAGGTCGTCCAGACCGGCCTCATGACCACGATGGTCCTGACCCGCAGCGGGCGCGACGCCGTGCTTGCCAAGAACTGA
- a CDS encoding Zn-ribbon domain-containing OB-fold protein, with the protein MSLLPFVPAQGARAYPPRRSEFTKVFWDGLREGRWQTTCCNACGRQTFPPRPVCPHCWSDDLRWSALAPRGTLYSWTRIHAAPSVFAPEAPYAVGIVDLDSGIRLACRLVDSPDVAWKPGIPVEMTVLQFEDGPLFAARAIHS; encoded by the coding sequence ATGAGCCTTCTCCCGTTCGTTCCCGCCCAGGGCGCGCGCGCCTATCCGCCGCGCCGATCCGAGTTCACGAAAGTGTTCTGGGACGGCTTGCGCGAAGGCCGCTGGCAGACCACTTGCTGCAATGCATGCGGACGCCAGACCTTTCCACCCCGTCCGGTCTGTCCCCACTGCTGGTCCGATGACCTGCGCTGGAGCGCCCTGGCGCCCAGGGGGACTCTCTACTCCTGGACACGAATCCACGCCGCGCCTTCGGTGTTCGCGCCGGAAGCGCCTTACGCCGTGGGCATCGTCGATCTGGACAGCGGCATCCGCCTGGCGTGCCGGCTCGTCGACTCGCCCGATGTCGCCTGGAAGCCGGGCATCCCGGTCGAGATGACCGTCCTCCAGTTCGAGGATGGTCCGCTGTTCGCGGCGCGCGCCATCCACTCATAA
- a CDS encoding thiolase family protein, with product MKDRVALIGASAIPVGRHQTSDDAELQTLEHEIMTRLVREAVRDAGISKEDIQSLIFTLPRPYTRQKYFHTFLIGQLRLACKGSVMEVMGNGMTAALAFDKACDEILLGRADVALALGINMESAVSAAEHMMSSMRTTGDVDFHTSAGFTPIAWYAMDAMRYMHETGATREQLGAVAVKNRHHASLNPLAQYRKPITLEEVVAQRPIVEPLGLYDVPPRGDGAACLVLAREEIAKALGRPYAVVRGRGFHHDGSHQISDVPNDMIAFAAAERAAHAAYVEAGITAADLDLAELYAPCTIVEVLVSEAIGLVRRGQGARAAADGETRLGGRIPISTSGGLTSRGHPAYVTSLYNYVELAEQLRGRAGARQVQGARFGLATGELGNYNAALVHVLEAVA from the coding sequence ATGAAGGACCGGGTCGCGCTGATCGGTGCCAGCGCCATTCCCGTCGGGCGCCACCAGACGAGCGACGATGCCGAGCTGCAGACGCTCGAGCACGAGATCATGACGCGGCTGGTGCGGGAAGCCGTGCGTGATGCGGGCATCTCCAAGGAGGACATTCAAAGCCTGATCTTCACGCTGCCGCGCCCCTACACGCGGCAGAAGTACTTCCACACCTTCCTCATCGGGCAGCTTCGCCTCGCATGCAAGGGCAGCGTGATGGAAGTGATGGGAAACGGGATGACGGCCGCGCTCGCCTTCGACAAGGCCTGCGACGAAATCCTTCTGGGGCGCGCGGACGTGGCGCTGGCGCTGGGCATCAACATGGAAAGCGCGGTCTCTGCTGCCGAACACATGATGAGCAGCATGCGCACGACCGGGGATGTGGACTTCCACACCAGCGCGGGTTTCACGCCGATCGCGTGGTACGCGATGGATGCCATGCGCTACATGCACGAAACCGGCGCGACGCGCGAGCAGCTCGGCGCCGTCGCGGTCAAGAATCGCCATCACGCCTCGCTCAACCCGCTGGCCCAGTACCGCAAGCCGATCACGCTCGAGGAAGTCGTCGCGCAGCGGCCGATCGTCGAGCCGCTGGGCTTGTATGACGTGCCGCCGCGCGGCGACGGGGCGGCATGTCTCGTGCTGGCCAGGGAAGAGATTGCGAAGGCGCTGGGGCGTCCCTACGCGGTGGTGCGGGGTCGCGGCTTCCATCACGATGGTTCGCACCAGATCAGCGACGTGCCCAACGACATGATTGCGTTCGCTGCCGCCGAGCGCGCGGCGCACGCCGCCTACGTGGAGGCAGGCATCACGGCCGCGGACCTCGATCTGGCCGAGCTCTACGCTCCGTGCACCATCGTCGAGGTGCTCGTGAGCGAAGCCATCGGACTGGTTCGGCGCGGGCAGGGCGCCCGTGCCGCTGCCGACGGAGAGACGCGGCTGGGTGGCCGGATCCCGATCTCGACGTCGGGTGGCCTGACCTCGCGCGGCCACCCGGCCTACGTGACCTCGCTCTACAACTATGTCGAGCTCGCCGAGCAGTTGCGTGGACGTGCGGGCGCGCGCCAGGTCCAGGGGGCCCGCTTCGGGCTCGCGACCGGTGAACTCGGCAACTACAACGCGGCCCTCGTCCACGTCTTGGAGGCCGTGGCATGA
- a CDS encoding CaiB/BaiF CoA transferase family protein, with the protein MFDQERIDALPVHRERATTEPAVLDGLRVVDFTHFVAGPLATQTLADFGAEVIKIEAPVRGDDFRHYPTVDPEIPAQGGPYLWTNRNKKSLALDVKSPAGLAVAKALIARADVLVENFSSGVMERFGLDYETCAALNPRLVYCSVSAYGREGPYADRLGFDPIVQAESGFISMNGYPDRQGVRTGAAVMDTATAMSATNAILLALMARQKDGRGQRVEVALYDTAILMTGFGAMQHLTTGYEPQRNGNTSPDTCPSGVFMSKDKPFYINCGNDKIYQRLFEQVLERPDLAHDEVLSQRANRLKHRERIFRIMDEAFIKEPWSHWAPRLRAANVPHGQVKTLGEALASEESRSRELITRIPHPVKGWIPNLATPLRLARTPALDPVAAPAIGQHSESILRDMLGYDEARIAQLRAAGAFGAEAAAESQATGVAA; encoded by the coding sequence ATGTTTGACCAGGAGCGCATCGACGCACTGCCCGTTCACAGGGAACGCGCCACCACGGAACCTGCGGTGCTTGACGGCCTGCGGGTGGTGGATTTCACGCACTTCGTGGCCGGCCCCCTCGCCACGCAGACCCTGGCGGACTTCGGCGCCGAGGTGATCAAGATCGAGGCGCCGGTGCGCGGCGACGACTTCCGCCACTACCCGACGGTCGACCCGGAGATCCCGGCGCAGGGAGGCCCCTACCTCTGGACGAACCGGAACAAGAAGAGCCTCGCGCTGGACGTGAAAAGCCCCGCGGGTCTCGCCGTCGCAAAGGCACTCATCGCGCGGGCCGATGTGCTGGTGGAGAACTTTTCCAGCGGCGTCATGGAGCGCTTCGGCCTGGACTACGAGACCTGCGCCGCGCTGAACCCGCGCCTCGTCTACTGCTCCGTCTCGGCGTACGGCCGGGAGGGGCCGTACGCGGACAGGCTGGGCTTCGACCCGATCGTGCAGGCCGAAAGCGGCTTCATCTCGATGAACGGCTATCCGGACCGCCAGGGCGTGCGGACCGGGGCGGCGGTCATGGACACCGCCACCGCGATGTCGGCCACCAATGCCATTTTGCTGGCCCTGATGGCGCGCCAGAAGGACGGGCGGGGACAGCGGGTCGAGGTCGCGCTGTACGACACCGCGATCCTGATGACCGGCTTCGGGGCCATGCAGCACCTGACGACCGGCTACGAACCGCAACGCAATGGCAACACGAGCCCGGACACCTGTCCGTCGGGCGTGTTCATGTCGAAGGACAAGCCCTTCTACATCAATTGCGGCAACGACAAGATCTATCAGCGCCTGTTCGAACAGGTCCTGGAACGTCCCGATCTGGCGCATGACGAGGTTCTCTCGCAGCGCGCGAACCGGCTCAAGCATCGCGAGCGCATCTTCCGGATCATGGACGAGGCCTTCATCAAGGAGCCATGGAGCCACTGGGCGCCCCGTCTGCGAGCCGCCAACGTCCCGCATGGCCAGGTCAAGACGCTGGGCGAGGCGCTGGCATCGGAAGAGTCCCGATCGCGCGAGCTGATCACCCGCATCCCGCACCCGGTCAAGGGCTGGATCCCGAACCTTGCGACGCCGCTGCGGCTTGCGCGCACGCCGGCGCTGGATCCGGTCGCGGCACCGGCCATCGGCCAGCACTCCGAATCGATCCTGAGAGACATGCTTGGCTACGACGAGGCGCGAATCGCGCAGTTGCGCGCCGCGGGCGCTTTCGGTGCCGAGGCGGCGGCTGAATCCCAGGCCACCGGGGTGGCGGCATGA
- a CDS encoding nitroreductase, producing MPTPHPSAVLADLSSERFSCRGFRPDPVARSVQEQLLGMAQMTASWCNSQPWRVHVIEGQAIERFREVMAPPRRDDEAGPDFSWPAEYRGIYRERRLACALALYDAVGAARGDREASARQAQENFRFFGAPHVAMITTEAALGVYGAVDCGGFVANFLLAATSLGVATIPQAALASRPDRVREFLGLPQDRLVVCGISFGYADPSHPANGFRTTRAAIAEVADWMTA from the coding sequence ATGCCGACCCCCCATCCATCCGCCGTCCTGGCAGATCTCTCTTCCGAACGGTTCAGTTGTAGGGGCTTTCGTCCCGACCCCGTGGCCCGTTCAGTGCAGGAGCAGCTCCTCGGAATGGCGCAAATGACGGCCTCGTGGTGCAACTCGCAGCCTTGGCGCGTCCATGTCATCGAAGGGCAGGCCATCGAACGCTTTCGCGAAGTGATGGCGCCGCCCCGGCGGGACGATGAAGCGGGTCCGGACTTTTCGTGGCCTGCGGAGTACCGCGGCATCTACCGCGAAAGGCGCCTGGCTTGCGCGCTGGCCCTGTATGACGCCGTCGGCGCTGCGCGGGGCGATCGCGAGGCGAGCGCTCGGCAGGCGCAGGAGAATTTCAGGTTCTTCGGCGCACCCCATGTCGCGATGATCACGACGGAAGCGGCGTTGGGCGTCTATGGCGCCGTCGATTGCGGCGGATTCGTGGCCAACTTCCTGCTGGCTGCGACCAGCCTCGGGGTGGCCACCATCCCGCAGGCCGCCCTCGCGTCACGGCCGGATCGCGTGCGCGAATTTCTTGGCCTGCCGCAAGACAGGCTCGTGGTCTGCGGCATCTCGTTCGGCTATGCCGATCCGTCCCACCCGGCCAACGGTTTCCGGACTACCCGCGCCGCGATCGCCGAGGTGGCCGACTGGATGACGGCCTAG